The genome window AATCTACCCTGAACGAGCGGGCCATGGCGAGCATCTTTCCCCCAGGACGGCACCCCGTCTACCGACCCGCGCCCCGCGTTGCATCCCGCCCCCGGGCGACTGCACCCCGTTGCGACGCCCCTCGATCGGTGAGGTGCGCTCCTTCCAGGTCAGCATACTGAGAACGATAACACAGGATCCCTTTGTTGCGGGCGGGCCTTCATGAACGATGCATTTCAGGCTAGTCTTCATGCCGAAATGACGACAGAGGAGGGCGCCGTGGTGGTTGGCGGAGCGATGGCGGAGAGTTCGTTCGGGCGGGGGGCGCGCTCGACTCTCGCCATCGCTCTGGCGCTCGGTGGCACACTCTGCTTCGCCCTCGCCGCCGAGAGCGACGGGAAGCCCCTCTTCAAGACCGACATGCGGCAACAGGTACGGGTGCGCTGGGTGCACTACCCGGTGCTCTTCCAGCCCAAGATCGAAGACGGCTGCGATGGGCTCGGTCCGGAAATGGTCGAGGTGAGCGAGGACGGGGGTCCGCCCCTGCCCGTGGCGGACCTGAGCCTGACCCGCCTGCCGACGATTCACGCGGTGGTGATCGACATCAGCTCCAGCCGCACCGAGTATCTTCCCGCCGCGGTGGCCGCTGCCAGTCAATACGCGACGAAGATCAGACCCCAGGACGAGATGGCCGTGCTGACCCTCGGCGAGAACCTGAGGATGGTGGAGGGCTTCGCTCCGGCGCGAGAGGTCGCCGCTCGGCTTGCTGCGTGGGGGGAGAAGATCCGCACTTCCGGCCTGACCGCCCTGTGGGACGGACTCGACGACCTGTTGCGCTATCTCGCGCCGCGCCCGGAACGCAAGGTGGTGATCCTGCTCAGCGACGGCTGCGATACTGCGAGCCTGCTGCCGCGGAGTTCGCTGGACGACCCCTCCCAGCTGGCGGCCATCTAGCCGAAACCGAGAACCTGAGCATCTTCTCCGTGGGCCTGGCCGTGCCGCCGCGCTGCGCCGATCGTCAGTCGAGCACCTTCGATCCTCGGGAGGTCCTGGCCTTTCTGTCCAGGGGCAGCGGTGGGGCCTCCTACCTGATCCCCTCGCAGCCCTACCCCAGGGACTGGCACGAGAAGCTCGGCGGCGTCTTCAATCGGATCTTCGAGCACCTGGAGGGGGAGGGATCGATCACCTACCGGCCCGTGCCCTTCGGTGAAGGTCCGAACGACGGGGCCGAGACGAACAGGGCGAGGCGACGCAAGGTTCGGGTTCGGTGGAAGCGGCGGCAACTCAATCGACGCTGTCGGCTCGAGGCCTCCGGCCCTCCCTTTCGCTACGAGGGCGCGGCTCGGCCTTCCAGACAAGACGATCGCCTGAGAGACTTGCTGAACGCAGCCGAGCCAGCACCAACCCTGACGCCACCCTTGCGCCTCGCCCTCCCCTCCCCCTGGACCGCCGCCTGCCGGGAGGGCGACAAGCCACCTGACGATGGACCTTGCCAGGCTGTGGGGAGCACCTACCTGGAGTTGGGCCCGGGCGGCGCGCGGGGCCGCGTTCTGGATCTGATTCACGAACAGGGGCGGCTCTACAAGGAGAGACTCTCGCCAGGGAGGAAGACCTACGACGTCACGATCGAGTGGAAGCCACGCTTCGCCGTGCGCGAGTTTGCGCTGGACCCACCCCCGCTCGAGCGCGTGCAACGCGGCTGGAACAGCCTGGAGCTGGCCCTGCTGCTCGAGACACGATTCGCCAGGCAACCGGCCATCGTTCACGGGTCGACATTCATCCAGCTCCGCTCGCGCCTGGGCCAGGCCTTGATGGCGCGAAGCGACTACCGTCAGTGGGCACGCCGCCGTCTCTACCAGGACAACAGGCGCCGACTGCGCGCGCTGTGGCACGACGTGGACCGCAGGCAGTGGGAGAAGATCGAGCCCTTGCTCGACCTTCAGGCCCGCCAGATCTTGCCCGCAGCACCCCAGCGGGTGCTCGCCGTCTGGCTGGGAGACATCGATGCCGTCGTTCTCGCCCAGCGGCTCCAGGAGCGGGCGATCCGCGCCCTGCTGGCGCCACCCCAGGGCCCGAAAGCCGCGGTGGGAAGAGCCCGCGCCGCCAAGCTGGCCAGCCTGATCCAGCAGAACTGGCAGCGGTGGGCGACGTGGTTTCCCGTGGCCAGCGATCAGCGCGTGGTCGTGCCGCTGATTCCGATCTACGACCCGCGAAGGGACGTCATCGGCTACTACCGCGTGCTCCTCCCCGCGCCCGGCCCACGGGGCGCGGGCTCGGGTCTGCCCCCTCACCGCTGGCCGGACGCGCCTCTGGCTCTGATGCTCGCCAGCAGCCTGACCGGCCGACCTACCGTCGCCGCGGCCCTCGAGGGCAAGGCCATGCTGCTGGGCCTCGGTTGGGCGGACTACAGCCGGCAAGACGCCGTTTTCCTCCGGCGCAAGTGGCAGCTTCGTCAAACGGAGCCAGACGGCGCGAGCTTGCCCGCGTCCCCCATCGGGCAGACCCGCCACGTACTGGCGCTGACCCTCGCGCCCGCGGGGGCAGGCCAGGCTGCCAACGCGAGCCAGGAGGACCTGGTGACCCTGCGGGCCTACTACGCCGAACCCCGGGGCTCGGCTCCGCCCCTGTGCCTCGAACTGCTCCCCGCGGCCCGCGACGCGGTTCTCCCAGCCTGGGCCACACCGCTCCATCGGGCCCTCGGTGCCGAAGGGCTACTGTGCTCCCCGGCCCCCGCCGAGGAGTCGCGCCAGAGCACCGGGCCGCGGGCAAGCGCTTGACGCCTGGCCCTCACGCGCCCTCCCCAAACCCCCGCGGGTGCGCCCGGTGCCAGGCCCAGGCGTCCCGCGCGATCTCCTCGATGGAAGAATGCTCCGGGCGCCAGCCCAGCTCGCGCCGGGCGCGCCCGGTGGCGGCGACCAGCACGGCGGGATCGCCGGCGCGGCGGGGCCCCACCGAGTGGGGCACCTCGCGGCCCGCGGCGCGGGCCACCGCGTCGATCACCTCGCGCACGCTGGTGCCGGCGCCGCCTCCCAGGTTGGCCACCAGGCTCCGCCGGGGATGAGCCTCGAGCCACTCAAGGGCCAGCACGTGGGCGGCGGCCAGGTCGACGACGTGGACGTAGTCCCGCAGGCAGGTGCCGTCGGGGGTGGGCCAGTCGTCGCCGAAAATGGTCAGCGGCCCGCGGGTCCCCTGGGCCGCAGCGAAGGCCAGGGGTAGCAGGTGGGTTTCCGGGGCGTGGTCCTCGCCCAGGGAGCCGTCCGGGGCCGCGCCGGCGGCGTTGAAGTAGCGCAGCGAGACCCAGCCCAGGCCCGCGGCGTCCTGGAAGTGGGCCAGCATCTGCTCGATGGCCACCTTGGTCGCCCCGTAGGGGTTGGTCGGGCGCAGGGGGTGCTCCTCGACGATGGGCACCTGCTCGGGCTCGCCGTAGACCGCCGCCGTCGACGAGAGAACGAAGCGCTCCACCCCCGCCCGGCGGCAGGCGTCGAGCAGCCCCGCCGCCTGGCCCACGTTCTCACGCCAGTAGCGCCCCGGGTCCCGCACCGACTCTCCCACCAGGCTCAGGGCCGACAGGTGCACCACCGCCTCGATGCCCCGGGCCTTCATCGCCGCGGCCACCGCCTCGGTCTCGCCGCAGCGCAGTTCCACCAGGGGCCAACCGCCCAGCGCCCCCCGGTGGCCGGTGGAAAAATCGTCGAGCACCACCACCCCATGCCCCCGTTCTTCGAGGGAGCGGGCCACGAAGCCCCCGATGTATCCCGCGCCGCCACTGACCAGAACCTTCATCGGATCTTCACCTCCGCCCGTTCCCGGGTCTCCCGGGCGCCATCATAGCCCGGGGTCCATGTTGACCGGGACGGGCTTCGCGCGTAGCTTGGGCCCGCCGTGACTGCCACCAGACTTCCGCAGTCGCGGGGCCGAGGTTGATTTGCACACCCTGCTCGCGTTGCTGCCCCTCTCCCCGGCCACCCACGCCTACCTGGCCCTGATGCTCGGGATCTGGGCCGCTTCCCTGGGTGTCCCGGTACCCGAGGAGGTTCCTTTGCTCACCGCGGGTCTGCTGGCGGCAGTCGGTGTGATCGAATTGCGCTGGGCCATCCTGGCCGGCGCCATCGCCTGCTTCACCGGAGACCTCTTCGTCTACATGGTCGGTCGCCGGGTGGGCGACCACCTCAGCGAGCACCGTTTTCTCAGCCGAGTGATCCGCGGCCGCTACGTGCAGCGGGCCCAGGATCTCTACGTGCGCCGCGGACCCTGGACCCTCTTCTTCGCCCGCCTGCTGCCAGGCCTGAAGATGCCGTTCCTCTTCACCGCCGGTGCCCTGCGCATGAGCTGGCGGCGCTTCCTCTTTTTCGACCTGGCCTCGGTGCTCGTGCTCGTCCCGGTGCTGGTGCTCCTGGGCTACCATTCCAGCGCCTCGCTGGCCCAACTCCAGCGCTGGGTGCGGGATGCCGGCCTGCTGGGCGCCGCCCTGGCCGCCCTGGCGGTTGCGGCCGTCGCGGGCGCGTACCTGATCCGACGTCGCCGTCGTCAGCTGGCCGCAGCCCTGCTGCTCGCCCGAGCCGAGGACGCGGCGGACCGGGCCGACGAGCGCTCCACGCGCAAGTCGGCCTGAACACCCGGGAAGCCCGCCGATGCCCTTTCTCGTCGTCCACGCCCACCTCTACCAGCCTCCCCGGGAGAATCCCTGGACCGAAATGATTCACCGCCAACCCTCGGCGACACCCTTCCACGACTGGAACGAGCGGGTTTCCGACGAATGTTACGAGCGCCTGGGCGCCGCGGCGGTGACCGATCCGGGGGGCCGCGTCTACGGCCTGGTCAATCTTTTCGCGCGCCTTTCGTTCAATATCGGCCCCACCCTGGCCCTGTGGCTCGAACGCCAGCGCCCGGGCGTGCTGGCCGACGCCCGGGCCGGCGACGCCCGGGCCGCGGCTCGCGGAGGAGGCGGGGCGGCGATGATGCAGGCCTACTCCCACCCCATCCTTCCCTTGTGCGAGGAGCGCGAGCGGCGGCTGCAACTCGCCTGGGGCCTGGCGGATTTCCGTCGCCGGTTCGGCCGCTCGCCCCGAGGCATCTGGCTGCCGGAAACGGCGGTGGACCCGGCCACCCTCGAAGCCTGCGCCGACATGGGCCTCGAATACACGATCCTGGCTCCCGAGCAGGTACTGCGCATCCGCCCCCTCGATACCCCGGACGGCCCCTGGCAGGACGTCTCCGGTGGCCGGGTGCCGACCCATCGCCCCCTGCGAGTCCGCCTGCCCTCGGGTCGCAGTTTCACGATCTTCGTCTTCAACGGCGCGATCTCCCGCGGGGTGGCCTTCGGCGGTGATCTCAGTTCGGGCCAGGCCCTGCTCGGCCGACTGCGTGACGCCCTCGAGGGGTTGCCCGAGCCCGACGGCATGGTGCTGCTGGCCGCCGACGGCGAGACTTTCGGTCACCATCAGAGGGGCGCCGAGCGCTCCCTGGCCGAGGCGCTGATGCGCTGCCGGGCGGGCGGCCTGGCCCGGGTCGCTCACCTGGGCGAAGTCCTCGACGCCCTCCCTCCGACCCACGAGGCGCGGCTGGCCGCTCCCTCGGCCTGGTCCTGTGCCCACGGCGTGGGGCGCTGGTCCACCGACTGCGGCTGCCGCATGAGTGACCATCCGGAAGGCTGGAGCTGGCAGTGGCGGAGTGTGCTGCGCGCGGCGGTCAACACCCTCCGGGACCGCATCTTCATGCTGATCGACCGCAGGGGCGACGAAGTCCTCGGGGATCCCTGGCAGGCCCTCGAGGACTATGGAGCCGTCCTGGCCCGGCCCCATTCCCGCAATGCCCTCGAGGAGTTGCTCGCCCGGCACCTGCCGGCCGACGCCGACCAGCAGGCTCGACAGCGCGGCGCGAGTCTCCTGGAGCTGGTGCGGCAGACGCTTTTCTCGGCCACCTCCTGCGGCTGGTTCTTCGACGACATCGCGGGCCTCGAGGCGATGCAGGTGCTGCGCCACGCAGCCCGGGCCGCCGAACTGTGCCGCACGGTCTTCGGTGTCGACGTGGAGGAGGCCTTCATCGCCCGACTGCGGGACGCCGAGGTCAACGCCCCCGGCTTCGCCGACGCGGCGGAGGTCTACGCCCGGCAAGTGCTGCCGGCCCGGCACGAGCCCGTGGTGGCCCTGGCCCACCACGGCCTGGTGCACCTCTCCCTGGCCCTGGCCGGCCGCCGCGCCATGGCCCCGGTTTCGCGATCCTTCGGACTGTTCACCGTGGACGACATGGAAACTCCCCGGCCGGGGGATGACGACGGCAAACGCGTCAGCGTCGTCGGGCGGGGTCGTGTCACCCACCTGCGTACCCTCGAACGGTGGGAAGGCCGTTTCGAGACCATCTCCGAGGCGCCGGGGGAGCCGGTCCGGTTGATCATCGACGGGAAACCGTGGGCGCCGGAGTGCACGGCCCTGCGGGAGGAGGCCCTGGCGATCGGCGCCCGGCGCGCCGCGACC of Acidobacteriota bacterium contains these proteins:
- a CDS encoding DedA family protein, whose product is MHTLLALLPLSPATHAYLALMLGIWAASLGVPVPEEVPLLTAGLLAAVGVIELRWAILAGAIACFTGDLFVYMVGRRVGDHLSEHRFLSRVIRGRYVQRAQDLYVRRGPWTLFFARLLPGLKMPFLFTAGALRMSWRRFLFFDLASVLVLVPVLVLLGYHSSASLAQLQRWVRDAGLLGAALAALAVAAVAGAYLIRRRRRQLAAALLLARAEDAADRADERSTRKSA
- a CDS encoding DUF3536 domain-containing protein; this translates as MPFLVVHAHLYQPPRENPWTEMIHRQPSATPFHDWNERVSDECYERLGAAAVTDPGGRVYGLVNLFARLSFNIGPTLALWLERQRPGVLADARAGDARAAARGGGGAAMMQAYSHPILPLCEERERRLQLAWGLADFRRRFGRSPRGIWLPETAVDPATLEACADMGLEYTILAPEQVLRIRPLDTPDGPWQDVSGGRVPTHRPLRVRLPSGRSFTIFVFNGAISRGVAFGGDLSSGQALLGRLRDALEGLPEPDGMVLLAADGETFGHHQRGAERSLAEALMRCRAGGLARVAHLGEVLDALPPTHEARLAAPSAWSCAHGVGRWSTDCGCRMSDHPEGWSWQWRSVLRAAVNTLRDRIFMLIDRRGDEVLGDPWQALEDYGAVLARPHSRNALEELLARHLPADADQQARQRGASLLELVRQTLFSATSCGWFFDDIAGLEAMQVLRHAARAAELCRTVFGVDVEEAFIARLRDAEVNAPGFADAAEVYARQVLPARHEPVVALAHHGLVHLSLALAGRRAMAPVSRSFGLFTVDDMETPRPGDDDGKRVSVVGRGRVTHLRTLERWEGRFETISEAPGEPVRLIIDGKPWAPECTALREEALAIGARRAATLLPAASAEVLRQVGWVARDARSLTAPLPPPMAEAISGGARALLTARLGSACRPLAEEIEALTEALTAAHGAGLEAGDLVALRPALDLRLAHLTHATLLRRREDVYEPLAKLIGLAGDTVGDDVLASTRRTVASGAWDDCRPAALRLAAAAGMEPEALTPADTPVRPITEDDLGDALA
- the galE gene encoding UDP-glucose 4-epimerase GalE encodes the protein MKVLVSGGAGYIGGFVARSLEERGHGVVVLDDFSTGHRGALGGWPLVELRCGETEAVAAAMKARGIEAVVHLSALSLVGESVRDPGRYWRENVGQAAGLLDACRRAGVERFVLSSTAAVYGEPEQVPIVEEHPLRPTNPYGATKVAIEQMLAHFQDAAGLGWVSLRYFNAAGAAPDGSLGEDHAPETHLLPLAFAAAQGTRGPLTIFGDDWPTPDGTCLRDYVHVVDLAAAHVLALEWLEAHPRRSLVANLGGGAGTSVREVIDAVARAAGREVPHSVGPRRAGDPAVLVAATGRARRELGWRPEHSSIEEIARDAWAWHRAHPRGFGEGA